A window from Hirundo rustica isolate bHirRus1 chromosome 25, bHirRus1.pri.v3, whole genome shotgun sequence encodes these proteins:
- the RLF gene encoding zinc finger protein Rlf isoform X3, with the protein MLPNEDSIKEIAKVDCKEVLDIICNLESEGQENTAFILCTTYLTHQLQTANVYCSWELTLFWSKLQRRIDPSLDSFLERCRQFGIIAKTLQHLFFLIRVIQSEAEEAGLAVSVLLCVRALQIRSNGSDEMKTSVCKTIACLLPEDLEVRRACQLTEFLLEPTLNGFNALEELYMQPDQKFDEENALVPNSLRCELLLALKAYWPFDPEFWDWKTLKRHCHKLLGKVASDSEDDAGCHLSLNETDMLENFFSDYDEAKEHKYYDERDTMTHSKEKSRIKKPIGSSERYQRWLQYKFFCVLCKRECIEARILHHSKMHMEDGIYTCPVCTKKFKRKEFFVPHVMEHVKMPPSRTHRPKKKIILKKERSPQKAGSSSPPPAFPEGSHQAQLPESFDDDTQEYVTFSQLENCQLQDRDIYPCPGTDCSRVFKQFKYLSVHLKAEHQNNDENAKHYLDMKNRREKCAFCRRHFMTSFHLREHERVHCGPQPYMCVSMDCYARFGSVNELLNHKQTHDDLRYKCELNGCNIVFSDLGQLYHHEAQHFRDASYTCNYFGCKKFYYSKTEFQNHLAAHDIQVSNGEGKQRLNLEGLVSEEKSSYLPESQLLEQSESSSLNDNLDPSGSQEVPQVKEESLSESEDLNSESHCSLHCGKHRADAAVSQSQTSPQLLRTVAHNQSVPGFVMSQEGVYHPANMKQQCSNVAVCFGEKNLSCDFEGCCSTHKNSRSMQKHLRRAHPYNFKGKRNMEMKTKYFLDLLNEAQDSKSPTDMSPELGHNSDTNADSPESVYYAVDAKGSSDLREETYPSSPETSFYDSSKEADIEDNMWELMLGLKHLSLKNANIQNSSRQKSFLGYSSRDAKCSESADETTSKFHLQDQEDNLPSQYLTQLAAKPFFCECHGCTCEFVTREALLMHYVKKHNYSKEMVLQLNMFQHRYSPFKCHICQRSFTRKTHLRIHYRNKHQLGCEGVAHKVCPGEKFDHVGLCPEDVHKNSTAAVPACADSVGFPAHSDSEQLCHSKKGDCSSETDLESNEEADNDVTKTSNITSLDSHREELEARQGRGSKRTVAKGNLCYILHKYHKPFHCIHKSCNSAFTNQKGLIRHYRTVHQYNKEQLCLEKDKARTKRELVKCKKIFACKHKDCGKRFLCSKALAKHCSDFHNEILEDQKLLSEAESARFACNQAHCHAVFYTFNKLKQHLIEEHANEEKLNKDFEIHCDLNGCNRIFTNYSHYSQHVYFRHSEYYDSLFGNQKEEEDNEDKNEQNYLKDGFDTSKQNGKQLKEKAKRINKSREKHLLNFKTKEEALQMCKEKSNQTQYPCMVQGCLSVVKLESSIVRHYKRTHQMTNMYIEQRLQKLVLCVKCGIMTEKRSSSDTASDSGKKDVEVNEDKSANPEPVQESDKPLVPSPACDPPDASNEDQDQCPPSGVSCDASAFVYSGTLQYNHSSKDTCLEEPNTRESAVCKTEDPSESSERENSSSFSSLQLELPREKDPEGCQQSAVNQNAKRGVLCAAKDKFQKPPVSKPFDLKTYKPMGFESSFLKFIQESEGKDDDDDDDDCDEVVECESPEQLPVDETLQKEGDSQGNTPVNNFVSDENGIITPNNPGQLTEIQPLLSESSSAPSLENLRAILDKALMDCGDLALKQLHYLRPVVVLERSKFSTPLIDLFPTKKADELCVGST; encoded by the exons ATGCTGCCTAATGAAGACTCCATTAAGGAG atTGCAAAGGTGGATTGCAAAGAGGTGCTAGACATCATATGTAATCTGGAATCTGAGGGGCAAGAAAATACAGCCTTTATTCTTTGTACAACATACCTTACCCATCAGCTGCAAACAGCAAATGTGTATTGCTCTTG GGAACTGACACTTTTCTGGAGCAAACTGCAGAGAAGAATAGATCCTTCCTTGGACTCCTTTTTGGAGAGATGTCGTCAGTTTGGCATCATTGCCAAGACACTACAGCATCTATTTTTCTTGATAAGAGTCATTCAATCTGAA GCAGAGGAAGCAGGACTTGCTGTGTCTGTGTTGTTGTGTGTGAGAGCCCTTCAGATCAGGTCCAACGGGAGCGATGAAATGAAGACATCAGTGTGTAAAACAATTGCATGCCTTTTACCAGAAGACCTTGAAGTTAGAAGAGCCTGTCAACTCACAgaattcttacttgagccaaCTTTGAATGGATTTAATGCCTTGGAAGAGCTCTATATGCAGCCAGACCAAAAATTTGATGAAGAAAACGCACTGGTTCCAAATTCACTCCGCTGTGAACTGCTGTTAGCTTTGAAAGCATATTGGCCATTTGACCCAGAATTTTGGGACTGGAAGACTTTAAAGCGGCATTGTCATAAACTGTTAGGGAAGGTAGCCTCTGATTCCGAGGATGATGCAGGTTGTCATTTGTCACTGAATGAAACCGACATGTTAGAAAATTTCTTTAGTGACTATGATGAGGCAAAAGAGCACAAATACTATGACGAGAGAGACACAATGACCCACTCTAAGGAAAAatcaagaataaaaaaaccaaTTGGTTCTTCAGAAAGATACCAGAGATGGcttcaatacaagtttttttgTGTGCTCTGCAAAAGGGAGTGTATAGAGGCCAGAATACTGCATCATTCTAAGATGCACATGGAAGATGGTATTTATACGTGTCCCGTTTGCACAAAAAAGTTCaagagaaaggaattttttgtACCACATGTAATGGAGCATGTTAAAATGCCACCTAGTAGAACACACAGACCTAAAAAGAAGATCATTCTGAAGAAAGAGAGATCGCCACAAAAGGCAGGTTCCAGCAGCCCGCCCCCGGCGTTTCCAGAAGGGTCACACCAGGCACAGCTCCCCGAAAGCTTTGACGATGACACGCAGGAATACGTCACGTTCAGCCAACTGGAAAActgccagctgcaggacagagacaTCTACCCCTGTCCTGGGACAGATTGTTCTAGAGTATTCAAACAGTTTAAGTACTTGAGCGTACATCTGAAAGCCGAACATCAAAACAACGACGAGAATGCAAAGCACTACTTGGATATGAAGAACAGGAGGGAGAAGTGCGCGTTCTGCCGCCGGCACTTCATGACATCCTTCCACCTGCGGGAGCACGAGCGCGTGCACTGCGGGCCCCAGCCCTACATGTGCGTGTCCATGGACTGCTACGCCCGGTTCGGCTCCGTGAACGAGCTCCTCAACCACAAACAGACGCACGACGACCTTCGGTACAAGTGTGAGCTGAACGGCTGTAATATCGTTTTCAGTGACTTAGGGCAGCTTTACCATCACGAGGCGCAGCACTTCAGAGATGCGTCGTACACCTGCAACTACTTTGGCTGCAAAAAGTTTTATTATTCGAAAACGGAATTTCAGAATCACCTTGCGGCGCACGATATCCAAGTGTCGAATGGGGAAGGGAAGCAAAGGCTGAACCTTGAAGGGTtggtttcagaagaaaaatccagTTATCTTCCAGAGTCTCAGCTGCTTGAACAATCTGAAAGTTCCAGTCTGAATGATAACTTGGATCCCTCGGGCTCTCAGGAAGTTCCACAGGTGAAAGAGGAATCTCTCTCTGAAAGTGAAGATCTCAACAGTGAAAGTCACTGCAGCCTGCATTGTGGGAAGCACAGGGCAGATGCTGCAGTAAGCCAAAGTCAGACATCTCCACAGCTGCTGCGGACAGTGGCTCACAACCAGTCGGTTCCAGGTTTTGTCATGTCCCAGGAAGGAGTTTACCATCCAGCAAATATGAAACAACAGTGTTCCAATGTGGCAGTTTGCTTtggtgaaaaaaatctttcctgcGACTTTGAAGGCTGCTGTTCCACCCACAAAAATTCCAGAAGTATGCAAAAACACCTTCGAAGGGCCCATCCATACAACTTTAAAGGTAAAAGAaatatggaaatgaaaacaaaatactttcttGATCTGTTGAATGAGGCTCAGGACAGTAAATCCCCTACAGATATGAGTCCAGAGTTAGGTCATAATTCCGATACAAATGCTGACTCTCCAGAGAGCGTTTATTATGCTGTAGATGCTAAAGGAAGCAGTGACCTGAGGGAAGAAACTTATCCTTCTTCCCCAGAAACATCTTTTTATGACAGTTCTAAAGAAGCGGATATTGAAGATAACATGTGGGAACTAATGTTGGGCTTGAAACATCTAAGCTTAAAAAATGCTAACATTCAGAATTCTTCAAGACAGAAATCTTTCCTGGGCTATTCATCTAGGGATGCCAAGTGCTCTGAGTCAGCTGATGAAACTACCTCAAAATTTCACCTTCAAGATCAAGAAGATAACTTACCCAGCCAGTACCTTACTCAACTGGCAGCTAAACCATTTTTCTGTGAATGTCACGGATGTACATGTGAGTTTGTGACCAGAGAAGCTCTCTTAATGCATTATGTTAAAAAGCATAATTATTCAAAGGAAATGGTTCTTCAGCTAAACATGTTCCAGCATCGGTATTCACCATTTAAGTGTCACATTTGCCAAAGATCGTTTACAAGAAAAACACATCTTCGAATTCACTATAGAAACAAACATCAGCTTGGCTGCGAGGGGGTGGCTCACAAGGTGTGTCCCGGTGAAAAGTTTGATCACGTGGGTTTATGTCCAGAGGACGTGCATAAgaacagcactgctgcagtgcCCGCCTGTGCCGACAGCGTCGGCTTCCCTGCGCATTCGGACTCTGAACAGCTGTGTCACTCAAAAAAGGGAGACTGCAGTTCTGAGACTGATTTGGAGTCCAATGAAGAGGCAGACAATGACGTAACAAAAACATCTAACATTACTTCTCTGGACAGTCATAGAGAAGAGCTGGAAGCAAGACAGGGAAGAGGAAGCAAAAGAACAGTTGCTAAAGGGAACTTATGTTACATATTGCATAAGTACCACAAACCATTTCATTGTATACATAAAAGCTGCAACTCAGCATTCACGAACCAGAAAGGTTTGATTCGCCATTACAGAACTGTCCACCAGTATAATAAGGAACAGCTCTGCTtagaaaaagacaaagcaagAACAAAAAGGGAACTTgtcaaatgtaaaaaaatatttgcatgcaaACACAAAGACTGTGGTAAGCGTTTTCTGTGTTCTAAAGCTCTTGCTAAGCATTGTAGTGACTTCCACAATGAAATCTTAGAGGATCAAAAACTGCTTTCTGAAGCTGAGTCTGCCAGGTTTGCTTGTAACCAAGCCCACTGCCATGCTGTATTTTATACGTTTAATAAGCTTAAACAGCACCTAATAGAGGAACACGccaatgaagaaaaattaaacaaagatTTTGAAATCCATTGTGACCTTAATGGCTGCAATCGAATTTTCACAAATTACAGTCACTATTCTCAACACGTATATTTCAGACACAGTGAATATTATGATAGTCTCTTTGGAAAtcagaaagaggaggaagataatgaagataaaaatgagcaaaattatttgaaagacGGCTTTGACACAAGCAAGCAGAATGGGaagcaattaaaagaaaaagctaaaagaattaacaaaagcagagaaaagcatttGCTGAATTTCAAAACGAAAGAGGAAGCCCTACAAATGTGCAAAGAGAAGTCCAACCAGACACAGTACCCCTGCATGGTCCAGGGCTGCCTGTCTGTTGTCAAACTGGAGAGCAGCATAGTGAGGCACTATAAGCGCACGCACCAGATGACCAACATGTACATCGAGCAGCGCCTCCAGAAACTCGTTCTTTGTGTTAAGTGTGGCATCATGACCGAAAAGCGATCGTCCTCTGACACAGCTTCGGACTCGGGTAAAAAAGATGTAGAAGTTAACGAGGATAAGTCAGCTAATCCTGAGCCTGTGCAGGAAAGTGACAAACCCCTCGTTCCAAGCCCTGCCTGTGATCCTCCCGATGCGAGTAATGAAGACCAAGACCAATGTCCTCCGAGTGGTGTGAGTTGTGATGCCAGTGCCTTCGTGTACTCAGGCACTTTACAGTATAACCACAGTTCAAAGGACACCTGTTTAGAAGAGCCTAACACCAGGGAGTCAGCTGTGTGCAAAACTGAAGATCCCTCTGAAAGCAGTGAAAGAGAGAATAGCTCTTCTTTCTCCAGTTTACAACTGGAGTTGCCGAGAGAGAAAGACCCGGAAGGATGTCAACAAAGTGCGGTTAATCAGAATGCAAAAAGAGGTGTACTTTGTGCTGCAAAAGACAAATTTCAAAAGCCTCCTGTGTCCAAACCGTTTGATTTAAAGACATATAAACCAATGGGATTTGagtcttcatttttaaaatttattcagGAAAGTGAGGGAAAAgatgatgatgacgatgatgatgaCTGTGATGAGGTGGTAGAATGTGAATCTCCTGAGCAGTTACCGGTAGATGAAACATTGCAAAAAGAGGGAGACAGTCAGGGGAATACACCAGTAAACAACTTTGTAAGTGACGAAAATGGAATCATTACCCCAAATAATCCCGGGCAGCTGACAGAGATCCAGCCCTTGCTGTCAGAGTCCTCCTCTGCCCCTTCTTTAGAAAATCTGAGGGCGATCTTGGACAAGGCCCTAATGGACTGTGGAGACCTTGCCTTAAAACAGCTGCATTACTTACGACCCGTAGTTGTTCTCGAAAGATCCAAGTTTTCCACACCTCTCATAGATTTATTTCCAACAAAAAAGGCAGATGAGCTGTGTGTAGGAAGTACATAA
- the RLF gene encoding zinc finger protein Rlf isoform X2: MRIKHLMKSNCIPQATFLSKLCADSPEIANVSSFRQAYITCVCSMLPNEDSIKEIAKVDCKEVLDIICNLESEGQENTAFILCTTYLTHQLQTANVYCSWELTLFWSKLQRRIDPSLDSFLERCRQFGIIAKTLQHLFFLIRVIQSEAEEAGLAVSVLLCVRALQIRSNGSDEMKTSVCKTIACLLPEDLEVRRACQLTEFLLEPTLNGFNALEELYMQPDQKFDEENALVPNSLRCELLLALKAYWPFDPEFWDWKTLKRHCHKLLGKVASDSEDDAGCHLSLNETDMLENFFSDYDEAKEHKYYDERDTMTHSKEKSRIKKPIGSSERYQRWLQYKFFCVLCKRECIEARILHHSKMHMEDGIYTCPVCTKKFKRKEFFVPHVMEHVKMPPSRTHRPKKKIILKKERSPQKAGSSSPPPAFPEGSHQAQLPESFDDDTQEYVTFSQLENCQLQDRDIYPCPGTDCSRVFKQFKYLSVHLKAEHQNNDENAKHYLDMKNRREKCAFCRRHFMTSFHLREHERVHCGPQPYMCVSMDCYARFGSVNELLNHKQTHDDLRYKCELNGCNIVFSDLGQLYHHEAQHFRDASYTCNYFGCKKFYYSKTEFQNHLAAHDIQVSNGEGKQRLNLEGLVSEEKSSYLPESQLLEQSESSSLNDNLDPSGSQEVPQVKEESLSESEDLNSESHCSLHCGKHRADAAVSQSQTSPQLLRTVAHNQSVPGFVMSQEGVYHPANMKQQCSNVAVCFGEKNLSCDFEGCCSTHKNSRSMQKHLRRAHPYNFKGKRNMEMKTKYFLDLLNEAQDSKSPTDMSPELGHNSDTNADSPESVYYAVDAKGSSDLREETYPSSPETSFYDSSKEADIEDNMWELMLGLKHLSLKNANIQNSSRQKSFLGYSSRDAKCSESADETTSKFHLQDQEDNLPSQYLTQLAAKPFFCECHGCTCEFVTREALLMHYVKKHNYSKEMVLQLNMFQHRYSPFKCHICQRSFTRKTHLRIHYRNKHQLGCEGVAHKVCPGEKFDHVGLCPEDVHKNSTAAVPACADSVGFPAHSDSEQLCHSKKGDCSSETDLESNEEADNDVTKTSNITSLDSHREELEARQGRGSKRTVAKGNLCYILHKYHKPFHCIHKSCNSAFTNQKGLIRHYRTVHQYNKEQLCLEKDKARTKRELVKCKKIFACKHKDCGKRFLCSKALAKHCSDFHNEILEDQKLLSEAESARFACNQAHCHAVFYTFNKLKQHLIEEHANEEKLNKDFEIHCDLNGCNRIFTNYSHYSQHVYFRHSEYYDSLFGNQKEEEDNEDKNEQNYLKDGFDTSKQNGKQLKEKAKRINKSREKHLLNFKTKEEALQMCKEKSNQTQYPCMVQGCLSVVKLESSIVRHYKRTHQMTNMYIEQRLQKLVLCVKCGIMTEKRSSSDTASDSGKKDVEVNEDKSANPEPVQESDKPLVPSPACDPPDASNEDQDQCPPSGVSCDASAFVYSGTLQYNHSSKDTCLEEPNTRESAVCKTEDPSESSERENSSSFSSLQLELPREKDPEGCQQSAVNQNAKRGVLCAAKDKFQKPPVSKPFDLKTYKPMGFESSFLKFIQESEGKDDDDDDDDCDEVVECESPEQLPVDETLQKEGDSQGNTPVNNFVSDENGIITPNNPGQLTEIQPLLSESSSAPSLENLRAILDKALMDCGDLALKQLHYLRPVVVLERSKFSTPLIDLFPTKKADELCVGST, encoded by the exons ATGCGAATAAAACACTTGATGAAGTCAAACTGCATCCCCCAAGCCACTTTCTTGTCAAAATTGTGTGCAGATTCTCCAGAAATTGCAAATGTTTCATCTTTTCGCCAAGCCTACATCACATGTGTGTGTTCAATGCTGCCTAATGAAGACTCCATTAAGGAG atTGCAAAGGTGGATTGCAAAGAGGTGCTAGACATCATATGTAATCTGGAATCTGAGGGGCAAGAAAATACAGCCTTTATTCTTTGTACAACATACCTTACCCATCAGCTGCAAACAGCAAATGTGTATTGCTCTTG GGAACTGACACTTTTCTGGAGCAAACTGCAGAGAAGAATAGATCCTTCCTTGGACTCCTTTTTGGAGAGATGTCGTCAGTTTGGCATCATTGCCAAGACACTACAGCATCTATTTTTCTTGATAAGAGTCATTCAATCTGAA GCAGAGGAAGCAGGACTTGCTGTGTCTGTGTTGTTGTGTGTGAGAGCCCTTCAGATCAGGTCCAACGGGAGCGATGAAATGAAGACATCAGTGTGTAAAACAATTGCATGCCTTTTACCAGAAGACCTTGAAGTTAGAAGAGCCTGTCAACTCACAgaattcttacttgagccaaCTTTGAATGGATTTAATGCCTTGGAAGAGCTCTATATGCAGCCAGACCAAAAATTTGATGAAGAAAACGCACTGGTTCCAAATTCACTCCGCTGTGAACTGCTGTTAGCTTTGAAAGCATATTGGCCATTTGACCCAGAATTTTGGGACTGGAAGACTTTAAAGCGGCATTGTCATAAACTGTTAGGGAAGGTAGCCTCTGATTCCGAGGATGATGCAGGTTGTCATTTGTCACTGAATGAAACCGACATGTTAGAAAATTTCTTTAGTGACTATGATGAGGCAAAAGAGCACAAATACTATGACGAGAGAGACACAATGACCCACTCTAAGGAAAAatcaagaataaaaaaaccaaTTGGTTCTTCAGAAAGATACCAGAGATGGcttcaatacaagtttttttgTGTGCTCTGCAAAAGGGAGTGTATAGAGGCCAGAATACTGCATCATTCTAAGATGCACATGGAAGATGGTATTTATACGTGTCCCGTTTGCACAAAAAAGTTCaagagaaaggaattttttgtACCACATGTAATGGAGCATGTTAAAATGCCACCTAGTAGAACACACAGACCTAAAAAGAAGATCATTCTGAAGAAAGAGAGATCGCCACAAAAGGCAGGTTCCAGCAGCCCGCCCCCGGCGTTTCCAGAAGGGTCACACCAGGCACAGCTCCCCGAAAGCTTTGACGATGACACGCAGGAATACGTCACGTTCAGCCAACTGGAAAActgccagctgcaggacagagacaTCTACCCCTGTCCTGGGACAGATTGTTCTAGAGTATTCAAACAGTTTAAGTACTTGAGCGTACATCTGAAAGCCGAACATCAAAACAACGACGAGAATGCAAAGCACTACTTGGATATGAAGAACAGGAGGGAGAAGTGCGCGTTCTGCCGCCGGCACTTCATGACATCCTTCCACCTGCGGGAGCACGAGCGCGTGCACTGCGGGCCCCAGCCCTACATGTGCGTGTCCATGGACTGCTACGCCCGGTTCGGCTCCGTGAACGAGCTCCTCAACCACAAACAGACGCACGACGACCTTCGGTACAAGTGTGAGCTGAACGGCTGTAATATCGTTTTCAGTGACTTAGGGCAGCTTTACCATCACGAGGCGCAGCACTTCAGAGATGCGTCGTACACCTGCAACTACTTTGGCTGCAAAAAGTTTTATTATTCGAAAACGGAATTTCAGAATCACCTTGCGGCGCACGATATCCAAGTGTCGAATGGGGAAGGGAAGCAAAGGCTGAACCTTGAAGGGTtggtttcagaagaaaaatccagTTATCTTCCAGAGTCTCAGCTGCTTGAACAATCTGAAAGTTCCAGTCTGAATGATAACTTGGATCCCTCGGGCTCTCAGGAAGTTCCACAGGTGAAAGAGGAATCTCTCTCTGAAAGTGAAGATCTCAACAGTGAAAGTCACTGCAGCCTGCATTGTGGGAAGCACAGGGCAGATGCTGCAGTAAGCCAAAGTCAGACATCTCCACAGCTGCTGCGGACAGTGGCTCACAACCAGTCGGTTCCAGGTTTTGTCATGTCCCAGGAAGGAGTTTACCATCCAGCAAATATGAAACAACAGTGTTCCAATGTGGCAGTTTGCTTtggtgaaaaaaatctttcctgcGACTTTGAAGGCTGCTGTTCCACCCACAAAAATTCCAGAAGTATGCAAAAACACCTTCGAAGGGCCCATCCATACAACTTTAAAGGTAAAAGAaatatggaaatgaaaacaaaatactttcttGATCTGTTGAATGAGGCTCAGGACAGTAAATCCCCTACAGATATGAGTCCAGAGTTAGGTCATAATTCCGATACAAATGCTGACTCTCCAGAGAGCGTTTATTATGCTGTAGATGCTAAAGGAAGCAGTGACCTGAGGGAAGAAACTTATCCTTCTTCCCCAGAAACATCTTTTTATGACAGTTCTAAAGAAGCGGATATTGAAGATAACATGTGGGAACTAATGTTGGGCTTGAAACATCTAAGCTTAAAAAATGCTAACATTCAGAATTCTTCAAGACAGAAATCTTTCCTGGGCTATTCATCTAGGGATGCCAAGTGCTCTGAGTCAGCTGATGAAACTACCTCAAAATTTCACCTTCAAGATCAAGAAGATAACTTACCCAGCCAGTACCTTACTCAACTGGCAGCTAAACCATTTTTCTGTGAATGTCACGGATGTACATGTGAGTTTGTGACCAGAGAAGCTCTCTTAATGCATTATGTTAAAAAGCATAATTATTCAAAGGAAATGGTTCTTCAGCTAAACATGTTCCAGCATCGGTATTCACCATTTAAGTGTCACATTTGCCAAAGATCGTTTACAAGAAAAACACATCTTCGAATTCACTATAGAAACAAACATCAGCTTGGCTGCGAGGGGGTGGCTCACAAGGTGTGTCCCGGTGAAAAGTTTGATCACGTGGGTTTATGTCCAGAGGACGTGCATAAgaacagcactgctgcagtgcCCGCCTGTGCCGACAGCGTCGGCTTCCCTGCGCATTCGGACTCTGAACAGCTGTGTCACTCAAAAAAGGGAGACTGCAGTTCTGAGACTGATTTGGAGTCCAATGAAGAGGCAGACAATGACGTAACAAAAACATCTAACATTACTTCTCTGGACAGTCATAGAGAAGAGCTGGAAGCAAGACAGGGAAGAGGAAGCAAAAGAACAGTTGCTAAAGGGAACTTATGTTACATATTGCATAAGTACCACAAACCATTTCATTGTATACATAAAAGCTGCAACTCAGCATTCACGAACCAGAAAGGTTTGATTCGCCATTACAGAACTGTCCACCAGTATAATAAGGAACAGCTCTGCTtagaaaaagacaaagcaagAACAAAAAGGGAACTTgtcaaatgtaaaaaaatatttgcatgcaaACACAAAGACTGTGGTAAGCGTTTTCTGTGTTCTAAAGCTCTTGCTAAGCATTGTAGTGACTTCCACAATGAAATCTTAGAGGATCAAAAACTGCTTTCTGAAGCTGAGTCTGCCAGGTTTGCTTGTAACCAAGCCCACTGCCATGCTGTATTTTATACGTTTAATAAGCTTAAACAGCACCTAATAGAGGAACACGccaatgaagaaaaattaaacaaagatTTTGAAATCCATTGTGACCTTAATGGCTGCAATCGAATTTTCACAAATTACAGTCACTATTCTCAACACGTATATTTCAGACACAGTGAATATTATGATAGTCTCTTTGGAAAtcagaaagaggaggaagataatgaagataaaaatgagcaaaattatttgaaagacGGCTTTGACACAAGCAAGCAGAATGGGaagcaattaaaagaaaaagctaaaagaattaacaaaagcagagaaaagcatttGCTGAATTTCAAAACGAAAGAGGAAGCCCTACAAATGTGCAAAGAGAAGTCCAACCAGACACAGTACCCCTGCATGGTCCAGGGCTGCCTGTCTGTTGTCAAACTGGAGAGCAGCATAGTGAGGCACTATAAGCGCACGCACCAGATGACCAACATGTACATCGAGCAGCGCCTCCAGAAACTCGTTCTTTGTGTTAAGTGTGGCATCATGACCGAAAAGCGATCGTCCTCTGACACAGCTTCGGACTCGGGTAAAAAAGATGTAGAAGTTAACGAGGATAAGTCAGCTAATCCTGAGCCTGTGCAGGAAAGTGACAAACCCCTCGTTCCAAGCCCTGCCTGTGATCCTCCCGATGCGAGTAATGAAGACCAAGACCAATGTCCTCCGAGTGGTGTGAGTTGTGATGCCAGTGCCTTCGTGTACTCAGGCACTTTACAGTATAACCACAGTTCAAAGGACACCTGTTTAGAAGAGCCTAACACCAGGGAGTCAGCTGTGTGCAAAACTGAAGATCCCTCTGAAAGCAGTGAAAGAGAGAATAGCTCTTCTTTCTCCAGTTTACAACTGGAGTTGCCGAGAGAGAAAGACCCGGAAGGATGTCAACAAAGTGCGGTTAATCAGAATGCAAAAAGAGGTGTACTTTGTGCTGCAAAAGACAAATTTCAAAAGCCTCCTGTGTCCAAACCGTTTGATTTAAAGACATATAAACCAATGGGATTTGagtcttcatttttaaaatttattcagGAAAGTGAGGGAAAAgatgatgatgacgatgatgatgaCTGTGATGAGGTGGTAGAATGTGAATCTCCTGAGCAGTTACCGGTAGATGAAACATTGCAAAAAGAGGGAGACAGTCAGGGGAATACACCAGTAAACAACTTTGTAAGTGACGAAAATGGAATCATTACCCCAAATAATCCCGGGCAGCTGACAGAGATCCAGCCCTTGCTGTCAGAGTCCTCCTCTGCCCCTTCTTTAGAAAATCTGAGGGCGATCTTGGACAAGGCCCTAATGGACTGTGGAGACCTTGCCTTAAAACAGCTGCATTACTTACGACCCGTAGTTGTTCTCGAAAGATCCAAGTTTTCCACACCTCTCATAGATTTATTTCCAACAAAAAAGGCAGATGAGCTGTGTGTAGGAAGTACATAA